The Gemmatimonadota bacterium genomic sequence AATGTCGCAGGACAGCGTCCTGACGTTGTCTCGGAGCGTCGTGGTGACGTGGAAGCGGTCCTGGGTCAGCCCCTTCCCGGCCGGATGGTGGAGATATGCGATCCAGCCCCGGCGCCCATGACGCACTGGCTGGAGCAACGGTTGCGGAGGCGACAGGATTGAACCATGGGTGCGTGCGTCGGGTGTGAGCGTCGCTATCGACGTCGGAACTGATTGCGCCGGCCTTATGGGGATGCGACCTGTGGAGATGTAATTCCTGAGAATGCGATCCGTGGAGGTTCAGATACACATGTACAATTGTACAACTGAAATGCGCACGCCTGGGATCGTGCCTGCGGAGTGGCCATGCGGTTAGCGGACAAAACCGCAATCGTGACGGGTGCGGGAGACGGAATAGGACGGGGGATCGCGCTGGCGCTCGCCCGGGAAGGCGCCGCGGTGGCGGTGTGCGACATCAACGCCCAAACCGTCGCGGAGACCAGTCGCTTGATCGCGGACGCCGGCCGGCCCGTCCTGGCGGAGGCGCTGGATATCACCGATCACGGCCTGGTCCGGTCCTTCGTGGACGACGCGGCGTCCCGGTTCGGCAGGATCGACGTCCTGGTCAACAACGCCGCCATCATGCCCGTAAGCCCCATCGAGGACCAGGACGAGGAGACCATGGCCCGCATCCTCTCCGTCAACCTCCTGGCGCCGGCCGTCTTCAGCAAGTACTGCATTCCGCATATGCGTGCCGCGGGCGGCGGATCGATCATCCACATGGCCAGCGTGACGGGCCATAACGGCCATCCGGGCGTGGCCGTCTACGGGGCGACGAAGGGCGGGCTGATCGCCCTGGCCCGGGGCCAGGCCATGGAACTGGCCGAGGACCGGATCAGGGTCAACACGGTTTCGCCCGGCACGGTGGATTCGCCCATGCTGCACAACTTCGTGAAGGAGAACGCCGGAGACCCGGAGGCGGCGCTCAGGGCTTTCGACCGCCTGCACCCCATCGGCCGGGTCGCTACCATCGGGGAGGTCGCCAACGTCTTCGTTTTCCTGGCGAGCGACGAATCCAGCGACATCACGGCGACGGACATCCGGTGCGACGGCGGCTACGCGGTCCAGGGACGGCAGCCGACGGAATAGCGACAGGTAACAGCGGCAAAGAGAACCAGCGGCAAGGAGAACCTATGTCAGTAGGGGTTTGCGCGTACTCGTTCAACACGGGATATGACGCCTTTGAGCTCATGGACATGGCCGTCGAACACGGCCTCGGCGGCGTGGAGTTTCCTCCCGACGACTGCCTCCCCGATCTGTCCCCGGCCTCGCTGGAGCGGGCCCGTGCCCGGGCCGAGGAGAACGGGTTGTACGTCGTGACGGATGGCGGCCAGGTCGAGGGTGAGATGCTGCGGCGCCTGATTCCCGCGGCCGCGAGCCTCGGCGCCTCCTCGTTGCGCGTCGTCATGAGCGGCGTACTCGGCGGCGACCGCAGGCCGCTGTCGGGCCGGTGGAACGCCCACCTCGCCGGGTGCAGGGATATCCTGCGCGAGGCGCTGCCCCTGGCCGAGGAACACGGGGTGACCATCGCGGTGGAGAACCATTCGGACGCCACGTCCCACGACATGCGCTGGCTTTGCAAGGAACTGGACAGCCCGTACATCGGCATCACACTCGACGTGGGCAACGTGCTGGCGGTCTGCGAGGAGCCTTTTGGATACACGGAACGCATCCTCCCTTTCCTGAAGCATGTCCACCTCAAGGATTACACGATTCATCCCTCCGACGAGGGGTACCGCATCGCACGGTGCTCACTGGGCAGCGGCGTGGTCGACTACCCCGGCCTGCTTTCCCTGATCGACGGATACCGGGGACAGCCCGGCCGGGCTGACTCGGATGGCCGGCGCGGCCAGGCGGACCAGCCCGGCCAGCCAAGATCGGAAGGACAGCGCGGCGGAGTAACGAAAACCATCGAACTGGGCGCCATCTACGCCCGGCACGTGCGCATGCTCATGGATGACTACTGGGCGGAATACCCCGACCGCGACATCAGGGACATGTTGCCGTTTCTGCGGCTGTACTGGTCCCACGTCCGTCCCGTCGGGGAAGACTGGCGCACGCCCAGGGAGAAGGACGAATCCACCAAGGCCCTGAAGGCATACGAGACGCGCGAGTTCGAAGAAAGCGTCGCCTACCTGAAAGAAATCGGGGCCGTACAGGCGGACTCCGGCACATCCTGAACCAGGCGGGTCGATTCATGAGCTTCTCCTATCAAACCGGCGACCCAATTGAAAAGAAAGCGGCCCTGATGAAAATGACGCGTCTGGACCAATCCGACATGCACGGGTCCATCGGGTCAATACCCGACCAGATGGAGGCGGCCTGGGAGGCCATGGCGGGACGCACTTTCCCCGACGCCTTCCGGAACGTCAACCACGTCGTCGTGGCGGGCATGGGCGGATCGGCTCTGGGCGCCCACCTGATACAGGACGTCTTCCGCGACCGGCTGCGCGTGCCGGTCACCACCTTATCCGATTACGCGGCGCCTTCATGGATCGACGAGCGGACCCTCATCGTGCTATCCAGCTACTCCGGGGGCACGGAGGAAGTGATGGCCATGGCGGAACACGGCCTGTCCAGGGGGATACCGATGATCGCCCTGACTACGGGAGGCGACCTGGAAGCGTTCGCCGGGCGCCATGGACTGCCGGCCGTGGTGTTCGGCAGCGAGCTCAACACCTGCGGGCAGCCGCGTATCGGCCTGGGCTACGCGGTCACCTACCTCTTGGCGATGTTCCGTCAACTGGGGTTCGTGGCGCTTGCCGAATCCGAGGTAACGGGCGCGCTCATGCTGCTCCGGGAGACCAACCCGGTTTACGCTGCGCGCGGAGAGGAGAACCCCGCCTATGAGCTGGCCCGGGCTACGGGGGGGAAGTCAATCCTGATCATGGCTTCCGAGCATCTCACGGGCAACGCCCACATCCTGGCCAACCAGTGGAACGAGAACGCCAAGAACCTGGCCGTCTGGTTCGCCATACCGGAGTTGAATCACCATCTGCTCGAAGGGATGACCCACCCCGCGGAGCATCGGGACGGACTCGCCGCCGTGCTGATCCAGTCCGGCCTGTACGATCCGCGCAACCAGCGCCGCCACGAGATCACCCGTACGCTGCTCGAGAAGCAGGGGATTGCGTGTTCCGTCGTAACGCCCAGGGGAGAGACGGCGCTCGAGCAGGCCTGCGACCTGCTCCTGCTCGGTACCTACGCGAGTTTCTACCAGGCAATTATGAACGACGTCGATCCGTCGCCCATACCCTGGGTCGATCAGTTCAAGCGACTGATGGCCACGTGAACCCACCCGCCGGGATGACGGCCCAGTCCCCGGACTACACATCGAGAGACGGTAAGGTATGAGTGAAATTGTCACTTACCTGCGGGGAAAGACACTGCTGATCACCGGCGCCACCGGTTTCCTCGCCAAAGCGGTCGTGGAGAAGGTCCTGCGTTGCGCCCCGGACGTCGGCCGCATCTACCTGGTCGTCCGGGCCCGCCGGAGGAAGGACGGCACCACGCTGACGGCGCGGGAACGGGTGGAGGAGGAGATCTTCCAGTCCGCCGCCTTCGCCCGCCTGCGCGAGACCCACGGCGAACGTTTCGCCGATATCATGCGCGCCAAGGTCCACGCCGTCGAGGGCGATCTTACCCTGGACCACCTCGGACTGGAACCGGACCTGTACCGCCGGCTCGCGGCGGAAGTCGACGTCGTGCTCACCTGCGCGGCTTCCGTGACCTTCGACGAGGAAATCGACGCCGCACTTCAGCTCAACACCCTCGGCGCGCGGCGCATGATGGAATTCGCCAAGTCGTGCGGAGACGCCACGCTGGTCCACGTCTCGACGGCCTACGTCAACGGCCAGACCAAGGGTCGCATTCCCGAAGCCCCGCCCCGTCCGGACTGGTCCATGGTCCAGGAAATGGGGCGAAGCGACGCGCCTTTCGACCTGGAGCGGGAAACACGGGACATACTCGCCAGGGCGGATGAGATCCACGACGAATCCCGGTCGCCGGCTCAGCAGGACCGTTTCAGGAAGATGGCGCTACAGCAGAATCCGAGCCCGACGCAGCGCTGGCTGGACGCCCAGATGGAGACTTTCCGCAAGCGCTGGCTCAAGGAACGGCTCATCGAGGAGGGCATGCGCCGCGGACAGCAGTGGGGGTGGCACGACAGCTATACCCTGACGAAGGCCATGGGCGAGCAGTTGATCGTCAAGCACCGGGGCGACCTGCCCACGGCCATCATCCGGCCGTCCATCGTGGAAAGCGCGCTGGTCGAACCCGAACCGGGATGGATCGAGGGGCTCAAGGTGGCCGACCCGCTCATCGACGCGGTGAGCAAGGGGCGCCTGCCGGATTTCCCCGGCCAGAAAGACATGATCGTGGACATCATCCCGGTGGACATCGTGGCCAACACGACCCTGGCGGCCATGGCGCGCACAGCCCGGGAAGGCGGGATCGGCGTGTACCACGTATCGACGGGCGACCGGAATCCCGTTCTATTCCACCAGGCCTTCGAGCACTCATACGAGTACTTTCAAAAATACCCCCGCCTGAACCGGAACAACGAACCCATACCGATCCAGCGATGGACCTACCCGACCCTCGGCCAGTTCCGGCGCCGGTACAACCTGCGCTACGTCTATCCCCTGAACGCCGCGTTGTGGACGTTAAGCCGCTTCAACCGGATCACCCTGCTGAACAATTTGAAGCGCAGAATCACCGTGATGAAGTCGGCGATCTCGCGCATGCTGTACTACGCCGCGATCTACAGCCCCTACACCTCCCTGCAATGCACTTTCGAGACGGATCGCACAGTCGGGTTGCACGAGAGTCTGGATCCGGAAGACCGGCTGCTCTTCAACGGCGACGTCTCCAGGATCCACTGGAAGACGTATTTCCAGGAAATCCATATTCCCGGCCTGAAACGCCACGTGCTGAAGACCGATGAGCCGAAGCCCGCGGTCACGGAAGAAGAGGAAGTGGCGGAGCGTTCCGGGTTCACCCAGGCAGGAGAGGACGCCCTGCCCCATCTAGATACGCTGACGGACATACTGGCCAAGAGCGCGGATATGTACGGGGACAAGACCGCGCTGCAGATGCCGCGGGACGATGGCTGGACACGCTATTCCTTTAAGGACGTGTTCGCCCTGGCCGGACACATCGGCTGGCAGTGGCGGTCCAGCGGCCTGCATCCGGGCGACCGGGTCTTGCTTTTCTCTGAGAACCGGCCCGAATGGGGTATCGCCTGTTTCGCCGGGATGGTGGCCGGTGCCGTACTCGTGCCCGTGGACCGCCGGTCTACGCCCCAGGAAGTCTGGCGCATCGCCCGGTTTACCGAATCGAGGGCCATCCTCTGCACAGAAAGCGGACACGCATTGCTAACGGCGTCGGCGGATTCCGGCGTCGCGGCGGATCCCGGCGTCGCGGCGGATCCCGGCGTCGCGGCGGATCCCGGCGGCGAACCAGCGGATCCCGGCGGCGACGTCATGTTCTGGAACATCGAAAACTACGGACTGCCGTTCGACGCGCCGCGACAGCCCGCGTCGCCCGTCACCCTGAACGAGGAGCCGCCCCCATGGGCACCGGTAGAACCCGATTCCCCGGCCGCCATCATGTTCACCCGGGGCATGGCGGCCGAATCCCACGGCGTGGTCCTTACCCATCGGAACTTCGTTTCGAACCTGCTGTCCCTCGCCGAGATCCTGCGTGCCTACCGGACCGACCATTTCCTGTCCCTGCTGCCCATGAGCCAGGCCCTGGAGTTCACGGGCGGATTCCTCATGCCTTTCTACGCGGGGGCGACCATTACCTATACCACGTCGGTACGGCCGCGGTCCCTGGTCGGCCTGATGGATGAAACCGGGGTCAACTGCCTGATCGCGGCGCCCCGGCTGTTCGGGCTGTTGCACGGGTCACTGCGACAGACAGCCGAGAAAAACGGCGAAAGCGTCGTTTCCCGAATTCGGCTGCTGGTCAGCGGAGGCGGCACGCTCGATTCGGATCTGTACCACGCCTACCGGGAGATCGGCCTGACGATCCACGAGGGATATGGGCTCACGGAAGCGGCCCCGGTCGTTACCGTTAATCCCATGGACCGAAGCAAGCCCTCTTCCGTCGGCGTGGCCCTGCCGGCCGTAGACGTTGAAATCCAGGCCCCCGACACGGAAGGCAACGGCGAGATCATCGTGCGCGGGAACAACGTCATGCAGGGTTACTACAGGAACCCTACGGCGACGGAGAACCGCCTCCGCGGCGGGTGGCTTCACACGGGGGACATCGGGCGCATTGACCGTGACGGCTATCTGTATATCTCTGAGCGCCTGGGCCAGACCTCTGAATCCGCCAGGTCCGCTGGATCCGCCGGATCCGCCGGATCCGCCATAGCCGCGAGGTCCTCCGGGGCCGCGCCAGGAAGCCCGGAAGGAGCGGCCGGTCGGCGATCGGGACGCGCCGGTAGTGGCCGGGAACACGCCGCGACGGCCTTCTTCGATGTGGACGGCACCATCGTGGACGCGACGATCGTACACTACTACGCTTTCTACAGGACCTGGGGATATTCCTCCCTGCGACGCCTTCTCTGGACCATCGGCTTCCTGCCGAAAGTCCTCTATTACATCGTCCTGGACAAGATCAGCAGGAGCCGTTTCATCCAGTCGTTCTACCGGCAGTACCGGGGCTTCAAACGCGGGGAATGCGTATCGAGGAGTGAACCGCTTTTCGATAAAGTCATGCGTCCGCGCATGTACGCCGGGGCTGTCGATCGCATACGGGCGCACCAGCAACGGGGCGAGCGCGTGGTCCTGGTTACCGGGTCTCTGGATTTCGTCATGGAGCCGCTGGCGGAATACACCAAGGCGGACGACCTCATCGCCCTGTCCATGAAGGAAGACGATGGCCGGCTGACCGGTGAGACGGAAGGGCCGCCCATCGGTGACGAGGCGAAGGCCAGCATCGTCCGGGATTACGCCGAGCGCCGCGGTATCGACCTGGCCCGGTGCTATGCCTATGCCGACAGCAGTTCGGACGAGCCCATGTTGAGCGTGGTGGGGCATGCCGTCGTCGTGAACCCCGGCGGGAAGCTGAAGAAGGCCGCGGATGCCGGCGGATGGGAAGTCGTGAACTGGACCCATGTATGAAAGCCGTACAATACATCAAGAGTGTACCCCGTTACCTGTTCGTCCGGACCCTCGGCCATCGGCGCCCCGGCCCGGCCACCGGCGCGCTGTCGTGCATACGCATGGCGGACGTTGATCCTCCTCCGCTTCCGACACCTGAATGGATGCGCGTCCGGCCGCTGTTGAGCGGTATCTGCGGATCGGACCTTTCCACCATCCGGGCGAAGGGCAGCCCTTATTTCTCACCCCTGATTTCCGCGCCTTTCGTCCTGGGCCACGAAGTGGTGGGCGAGGTCGAGGAGACCGGCTCGGCAGCCGGGAGCGTTTCCCGGGGAGACCGCGTGGTAATCGAACCAGGCCTCTGCTGCGCCGTCCGGGGTATCCACCCGCCTTGTCCGTCCTGCGCCGCAGGCGATTTCGGTCTGTGCGAGAGGGTCATGCACGGCGATATCTCTCCTGGGATTCAGACCGGGTACTGCAGGGACACGGGCGGTGGATGGAGTACGTCCCTGGTGGCCCACCCCTTCCAGGTCCACCGGGTGCCCGATCGGCTTTCCGACGAGGAAGCGGTCCTGGTCGAACCCTTCAGCTGCTGCCTGCACGCCGCGCTGAAGTCTTTTCCCGGTGACGACGAGACCATCCTGGTGATCGGTTGCGGCGCCGTCGGCCTACTCACCATCGCGGCCACACGGGCCCTGGGCGGGAAGTGCCGCATCCTCGCCGCCGCGCGGTATCCCCATCAGCAGACCCTGGCGGCCGCCCTCGGCGCCGACCGCGTCATCGGCCGGGGAGAAGACCTCTACGATACGGTCAGCGAAGTGACGGGGGCGGAGATCCACCGGCCCGAGATCGGACGGCCCGTATTCATCGGCGGCGTGCACCGGACCTACGACTGCGTAGGCTCGTCGCGCACCATCGACGACGCGCTGCGGTTGACCGGCTCCGGCGGCGCCGTCACCGTGGTGGGCATGCCGGGCATTCCTTCCGGGATCGACTGGACGGCGGTGTGGTACAAGGAACTTAAAGTGCAGGGGGCCTACGCTTACGGGACAGAGGAGTACCAGGGCCGATCTGTCCGCACCTTCGACCTGGCCATGGATCTGATTGCATCGGGGAAGCTCGACCTGAAATCCCTTGTGACGGATCTCTACCCCCTGAAGGAATACCGGAAGGCCATCGGCACGGCCCTGGAAGCCGGTCGGCGCGGCGCTGTCAAGGTGGCCTTCGACCTGAGAAACGAATCGGGGTCGTAAGTCCGATGATGGGGGCCGTAAGTCCGATGGGGGCCGCGCCGAAGTTTCAACGGTAACCGCACGAATCGGAGCACACCCGTGCCCTACCTGAAGTTATTGCACGCAGAAGACCCGCAAGTCCATGTCCTGTCACGGGATGTCACTACCCTGGGCCGCTCCGGCGAGGCTGACATCGCCATAGGCGGCGACCGGGGCGTTTCGAAACTTCATGCGCGTATCGAAACGGAGGCGTCGGGCTACGTGATCGCGGACCTGGGCAGCCGGAACGGGACCTATGTCAACGATCATCCGATCGGTAGCGAGCCGGCCCCGTTGCTGCCCGGTGACCGCATCCGGCTCGGCCGATCGGTTTTCGTCTTCGAGGAGGGAGAACCCGAAGATCGCACCGATGATCTACAGGCGCCGGCCTCCCTTTTCCGGGCGGACCGGTTGCCGTACACGATGGCGGGCGGCACACCCGCCGTACGGCCCGAGGATACCGACGGCCGGCTGCTGAAACTCACAGAACTGAGCAAGGAGGTCATGAGGGCCCGCAGCGAGGCCGAGTTGGGAGCACTCGTGACGCGGAACATGCTGGAATGGCTCAAGGCGGACTGCTGCGCGATCGTCCATCCCAAGGAGACCGGGGATGGTTACGACCTCGAGATCCAGACGCTGGCCTCCCGGCCTGGATACGAGGACCGCTCGATTTCGATCAGTACGACGGCGGTGAAACAGGCCCTGGAAAACCGGATGGCCTCGATTACTTCGAACGCCCTGGGTGACGAGCGGTTCAGGGACCGGCAGAGCGTGATCGTCCGCCGGCTGGTGTCCATTTTATGCGTGCCCCTGTGGCATGAAGACCGGGTGTTCGGCCTGCTATACCTGGATTCAGCGGATCCTGCCGTGCAGTTTACCGTGGACCATCTCGGCCTGTCCAGCGCGGTGGCCAACCTGACCGCCATCAAGACCGACAACCTGCGCCTCTTCGACGCCGCCGTGGCCAAGAGCGCACTGGACAAGGAACTGGCCCTGGCCGGCGAGATCCAGGCCGGACTGCTGCCGGGAGAAAGATATGCCTTCCACACGCTGGCCTGCGCGGGCGCCCATGTGTCCTGCGAGGAGATCGGCGGGGACTATTACGACTTCATTCCCTATGGCGAGGACGTCCTGACGGTGACGATTGCCGACGTCACTGGACATGGCCCGTCCAGCGCGCTACTCATGGTCGCCTGCAAGACCATGCTGACCACCCTCATCGACATCGGCGTGCCTCTGGTGGAACGCGTCGGCAGGCTGAACGAGTACATACTCCATCATTCCTCGGTGAGCCAGTTCATCACCTTCTTCCACGCCGATATCGATACCAGGGCGAACACCCTGCGGTACTGCAACGCCGGGCACAATCCGCCCATGCTCCTTTCGCAGGATGGACCGGTTCAGAAGCTGCATTCAGTCGCGCCGCCGCTGGGGATCGCCGACGTTTCCTTTGAGGTGGAATCGGTACGGTTCGAACCCGGGACCAAGCTGGTCATGTATACCGACGGCGTCACCGAGGCGGCCAACGCCGAAGGCGAGCTCTATGAAGAACAACGGCTCGAGTCCCTGCTGACGAAGCACAGGGGCCAGGATGCGGGCGCATTGAAGGACACTGTCATGGCGGCGGTGTTCGGGTTTTCAGCGGAGTCACGACAATGTGACGACGTCACCCTCGCCGTAGTGGAGCATTCCGGCGCGTGATACCGGCGCGTAATGCCCACGCCGCGATGGGTCCGTCAGATCCAGCCGTGATCGATGTTCACCGGCGTGCCGGACTGCTGGTGCGTCCACTGTCCCCCGCTGGCCAGCGGCACTTCCCGTCCGGATACGGAAGACTGCTCCGCGGCGAACAGGATCTCCATGACGTGACGGCCCCATTCTCCGGGCGTGGGCGGTTCGATATCCTTGCGGATCGCCTCGACGAAACCTTTCCACTCGTTGTACATGGGATGAGGCGGGTCGTCGAAGGGCACGTCCTCCCACCGGTTGTCCTTGCCCACCCTGACGTACTTCTCGCCGGACTCGCTGAAGCGCAGTGAACCGTTGGCGCAGATCACCTGGCACTCGTGGTTCGGGCCGCCATCGGCATACCCGACGGCCACCGCCACGCCCGACGTGCCGTTCTTATAGCGGATGAAGGCCGTGGCGGAATCGTCGGCGGCCTGGTAGTGCGCCCTGTTGCCGATGGTGGCGGAGACCGAGACCGCCTGCGAGGCCATGACCCAGGAGAGCCGATCCACCACGTGGACCCCGTTGGTCATCCACATGCCGCCGCCGTGGAACCGGCTGCGGTACTGGGGCCTGCGGCCTCCGTATCCCCAGTTCTTCGACATGTAGCACACCCCCGTAATGGCCGGTCCCAGAGTGCCGGAATCCAGGATCTCCTTGGCCTTGATGCTGGTGCCGTAGAAGTGCTGCGTCAGGCCCACCATGAGCTTGACACCGTTGGCCGCCGCGGCGGCGATCATGTCGTCGCACTGGTCCAGGCTGATGGCCATAGGTTTCTCCACCAGTACGTGCTTGCCCGCGTTGCAGGCGTCCAAGGTCAGGCTATGGTGCAACTGGTGGCCGAGGACGATGGCCACCGCTTCAACCTCGTCGTCCTCAAGCAGCTCTGTATGGGTGGCGTACCCCCTGGGTATGCCGTACTTGTCCATGTATTCTTGGCGCTTCTCCTCGAGCAGATCGGCGACCGCTACAATCTCCACGTCATCGATGTTCGATATAGCATCGCAGTGCGATCGGGCGATGCCGCCCAGTCCAATGATGCCGACGCGCAGGTTAGTCACGGGTGAGGCTCCTTTAGTCGGTTCTGTCGTTATGACTGGCCGTCTGGATCACAATTCGTTTTCCGATATCTGTGCGATCCTCATCAAATGTGCCTGCAATCCACGTTTGAGCGTTACATTCCCATGGACCGGAACCGAAATGCGCGCGACTTCTCCATCTTTGGCATAAATGTGATGGCTGCCACTTATTCGTTTGAGATGCCATCCGTGAGATTCAAGCAACCGGCAAAGGCGCTTCCCGGTAATCGCTTTCACACGGCCACTTCTATGATGCGATCGGTCTCAGAGATTTCGAAGTCACCGACTTCGACGGACAGGCATCCGTCAATCGCCTCAAGGATGTTGCTGCGCAACTCATCCAGCGAATCACCTTGCGACACGCATCCCGGGATGGCCGGGACTTCGGCCCAATATCCACCTTCTTCGGCTCGATGTACAATGACTTTGAGTTTCATTGTTCTCCTCGGGTTCCGTTTGCGGAAATCAAAATGGTGGTCCAGGTCCTCGAAATCGATCACCATGAAAACCTTCACCAAAAACGTCAGACGCCGGTTTCCTGATATCAGGCACGGCGTGGCGGTCTTACTTAACTCACCCTGCGTTGCGTGCCCTCAGTCTGCAATGGTCAAACGATACGATCATAGTATTACGGTAAATCGTCGCCTGCTGGTTGACAACCGTTATTCGCCGTCGACTGTACCAATGACCGCAGGAGCGAACTGTGTGTCAAGGGCATCTTTGACACTACTCCTGTCGTACTCAGCAGGAGGATTTTGACAGGTTGACAACCGGGAAAGAAAATACCAAACTTTTATCACCATAAACATATCACCTGGCATTCTTTGTACTTTTCATCCAATCACACCTGACTTCGTAACCACTCAGA encodes the following:
- a CDS encoding SDR family NAD(P)-dependent oxidoreductase, with amino-acid sequence MRLADKTAIVTGAGDGIGRGIALALAREGAAVAVCDINAQTVAETSRLIADAGRPVLAEALDITDHGLVRSFVDDAASRFGRIDVLVNNAAIMPVSPIEDQDEETMARILSVNLLAPAVFSKYCIPHMRAAGGGSIIHMASVTGHNGHPGVAVYGATKGGLIALARGQAMELAEDRIRVNTVSPGTVDSPMLHNFVKENAGDPEAALRAFDRLHPIGRVATIGEVANVFVFLASDESSDITATDIRCDGGYAVQGRQPTE
- a CDS encoding sugar phosphate isomerase/epimerase; protein product: MSVGVCAYSFNTGYDAFELMDMAVEHGLGGVEFPPDDCLPDLSPASLERARARAEENGLYVVTDGGQVEGEMLRRLIPAAASLGASSLRVVMSGVLGGDRRPLSGRWNAHLAGCRDILREALPLAEEHGVTIAVENHSDATSHDMRWLCKELDSPYIGITLDVGNVLAVCEEPFGYTERILPFLKHVHLKDYTIHPSDEGYRIARCSLGSGVVDYPGLLSLIDGYRGQPGRADSDGRRGQADQPGQPRSEGQRGGVTKTIELGAIYARHVRMLMDDYWAEYPDRDIRDMLPFLRLYWSHVRPVGEDWRTPREKDESTKALKAYETREFEESVAYLKEIGAVQADSGTS
- a CDS encoding HAD-IB family hydrolase; the encoded protein is MSEIVTYLRGKTLLITGATGFLAKAVVEKVLRCAPDVGRIYLVVRARRRKDGTTLTARERVEEEIFQSAAFARLRETHGERFADIMRAKVHAVEGDLTLDHLGLEPDLYRRLAAEVDVVLTCAASVTFDEEIDAALQLNTLGARRMMEFAKSCGDATLVHVSTAYVNGQTKGRIPEAPPRPDWSMVQEMGRSDAPFDLERETRDILARADEIHDESRSPAQQDRFRKMALQQNPSPTQRWLDAQMETFRKRWLKERLIEEGMRRGQQWGWHDSYTLTKAMGEQLIVKHRGDLPTAIIRPSIVESALVEPEPGWIEGLKVADPLIDAVSKGRLPDFPGQKDMIVDIIPVDIVANTTLAAMARTAREGGIGVYHVSTGDRNPVLFHQAFEHSYEYFQKYPRLNRNNEPIPIQRWTYPTLGQFRRRYNLRYVYPLNAALWTLSRFNRITLLNNLKRRITVMKSAISRMLYYAAIYSPYTSLQCTFETDRTVGLHESLDPEDRLLFNGDVSRIHWKTYFQEIHIPGLKRHVLKTDEPKPAVTEEEEVAERSGFTQAGEDALPHLDTLTDILAKSADMYGDKTALQMPRDDGWTRYSFKDVFALAGHIGWQWRSSGLHPGDRVLLFSENRPEWGIACFAGMVAGAVLVPVDRRSTPQEVWRIARFTESRAILCTESGHALLTASADSGVAADPGVAADPGVAADPGGEPADPGGDVMFWNIENYGLPFDAPRQPASPVTLNEEPPPWAPVEPDSPAAIMFTRGMAAESHGVVLTHRNFVSNLLSLAEILRAYRTDHFLSLLPMSQALEFTGGFLMPFYAGATITYTTSVRPRSLVGLMDETGVNCLIAAPRLFGLLHGSLRQTAEKNGESVVSRIRLLVSGGGTLDSDLYHAYREIGLTIHEGYGLTEAAPVVTVNPMDRSKPSSVGVALPAVDVEIQAPDTEGNGEIIVRGNNVMQGYYRNPTATENRLRGGWLHTGDIGRIDRDGYLYISERLGQTSESARSAGSAGSAGSAIAARSSGAAPGSPEGAAGRRSGRAGSGREHAATAFFDVDGTIVDATIVHYYAFYRTWGYSSLRRLLWTIGFLPKVLYYIVLDKISRSRFIQSFYRQYRGFKRGECVSRSEPLFDKVMRPRMYAGAVDRIRAHQQRGERVVLVTGSLDFVMEPLAEYTKADDLIALSMKEDDGRLTGETEGPPIGDEAKASIVRDYAERRGIDLARCYAYADSSSDEPMLSVVGHAVVVNPGGKLKKAADAGGWEVVNWTHV
- a CDS encoding zinc-binding dehydrogenase, yielding MKAVQYIKSVPRYLFVRTLGHRRPGPATGALSCIRMADVDPPPLPTPEWMRVRPLLSGICGSDLSTIRAKGSPYFSPLISAPFVLGHEVVGEVEETGSAAGSVSRGDRVVIEPGLCCAVRGIHPPCPSCAAGDFGLCERVMHGDISPGIQTGYCRDTGGGWSTSLVAHPFQVHRVPDRLSDEEAVLVEPFSCCLHAALKSFPGDDETILVIGCGAVGLLTIAATRALGGKCRILAAARYPHQQTLAAALGADRVIGRGEDLYDTVSEVTGAEIHRPEIGRPVFIGGVHRTYDCVGSSRTIDDALRLTGSGGAVTVVGMPGIPSGIDWTAVWYKELKVQGAYAYGTEEYQGRSVRTFDLAMDLIASGKLDLKSLVTDLYPLKEYRKAIGTALEAGRRGAVKVAFDLRNESGS
- a CDS encoding SpoIIE family protein phosphatase, which encodes MPYLKLLHAEDPQVHVLSRDVTTLGRSGEADIAIGGDRGVSKLHARIETEASGYVIADLGSRNGTYVNDHPIGSEPAPLLPGDRIRLGRSVFVFEEGEPEDRTDDLQAPASLFRADRLPYTMAGGTPAVRPEDTDGRLLKLTELSKEVMRARSEAELGALVTRNMLEWLKADCCAIVHPKETGDGYDLEIQTLASRPGYEDRSISISTTAVKQALENRMASITSNALGDERFRDRQSVIVRRLVSILCVPLWHEDRVFGLLYLDSADPAVQFTVDHLGLSSAVANLTAIKTDNLRLFDAAVAKSALDKELALAGEIQAGLLPGERYAFHTLACAGAHVSCEEIGGDYYDFIPYGEDVLTVTIADVTGHGPSSALLMVACKTMLTTLIDIGVPLVERVGRLNEYILHHSSVSQFITFFHADIDTRANTLRYCNAGHNPPMLLSQDGPVQKLHSVAPPLGIADVSFEVESVRFEPGTKLVMYTDGVTEAANAEGELYEEQRLESLLTKHRGQDAGALKDTVMAAVFGFSAESRQCDDVTLAVVEHSGA
- a CDS encoding Gfo/Idh/MocA family oxidoreductase, coding for MTNLRVGIIGLGGIARSHCDAISNIDDVEIVAVADLLEEKRQEYMDKYGIPRGYATHTELLEDDEVEAVAIVLGHQLHHSLTLDACNAGKHVLVEKPMAISLDQCDDMIAAAAANGVKLMVGLTQHFYGTSIKAKEILDSGTLGPAITGVCYMSKNWGYGGRRPQYRSRFHGGGMWMTNGVHVVDRLSWVMASQAVSVSATIGNRAHYQAADDSATAFIRYKNGTSGVAVAVGYADGGPNHECQVICANGSLRFSESGEKYVRVGKDNRWEDVPFDDPPHPMYNEWKGFVEAIRKDIEPPTPGEWGRHVMEILFAAEQSSVSGREVPLASGGQWTHQQSGTPVNIDHGWI
- a CDS encoding type II toxin-antitoxin system HicA family toxin, whose amino-acid sequence is MKAITGKRLCRLLESHGWHLKRISGSHHIYAKDGEVARISVPVHGNVTLKRGLQAHLMRIAQISENEL
- a CDS encoding type II toxin-antitoxin system HicB family antitoxin — encoded protein: MKLKVIVHRAEEGGYWAEVPAIPGCVSQGDSLDELRSNILEAIDGCLSVEVGDFEISETDRIIEVAV